gtgtgtgtgtgtgtgtgtggcacaggCTACGGTTCATTTGGGGAATCTCATCTAggcatattttatttacattttttaaatgcatgAGAACTCATTTGTCAATTTAATGGATTTAATTACGAAGATAACTCGAATTTTATGATTAACTCTCCGGTCATAATGGGAGGTTATATGGGAAGATATTATGCCATTGTTGAAAATAGGGATCGATTTGACATTCTAGGGGTATTTTCGCCCTTCATCACAGAAAGGTAAGACCATTCCATTCCGTTATCAGATCCCACTCCATGTCTTGCTTTCAACTTGCCCTATCGCTCTCTCTGGCAGCCCCCCTATAAAGTATCTATCTGGAAATCAAACAAGAACAGAATACAAAGGGGCGAGGGGCACTCGCTCCAATACAATGATCGCACAAACTGGGAGGCAGCACGACCAtccaaacagggccagcagcatcagcagcggTTTCCCGCGTTCCCCAGCGACGACCTGTCACCGCTCGTCGTCCACAGCCACGGAGAACGGCCAGCTGTTCCCCAGCAGCGCCTCGTCCAGGAGGAGACGAGACACCCCGACGTCCGCCGCCACCGCAGCCAGCCTCATTTCGGaggggagccgcagcagcagcgccaggcccctggtctcctccgccaccgccacctccaccaacaccgctacctccacctccatcatgaCATCGGGGGAATTCATGCAGACCGCGCCGCTGTTTGTGCAGAAGTCCAAGCGCGGTGCGCTGTACAAGGCGCtgtgcttcctcctcctcctcttccaaggAGGCGTGCTGGACTTCTACCTCATCGTGTTCACCGACCTGTACTGGTGCTCGTGGATCGCCACGGACCTCGTGGTCATCTCGGGCTGGGGGATCTTCTTCATCAAGAACGCCCGCAGCAAGCGCGAACGGGCCTGCGGCTTCCACCAGAAGAACTCCATCTTCGGCTGCAACCTGGGCGAGTTCACGTACGCCTACCTGGCGTGGCTCATCTACGTGATCGCGTGCACCCCCAAGGTGGTGCTCGTGCTGGAGACGTCGATCCTGGACCTCGTTGCGCTCAAGGTGCCGTGCGGCGTCACGGGCTTCAAGATGGTCGTGCTGCTATCGGCGCCGCTTCTCCACTGCCTGATCAACGCGATCATCGAGGACCTGAACGGGGCGACGCGGCACCACGCCACCAGCTGCTTCCTGGGCACGTGTCTGGACCTGCTGGACGGCTTCACCCTGGTGGAGATGCTGCTGAAGGGCGAGATCCCCACGCCGTACCTGAAGTACACCGTCATCGCGGTGTACTTCGTGGCGCTGGGCGTCCCGGTGCTGTGGCTGTACGAGCTGACCGCCTCGGAGATGCGGTGCCGCTGGGTGTGGGCGCGGTTTCTGGGCGGCGTGGTGGTCAACGCGCCCTTGCTGGTGGTGCGGTGTTTTCAGGTGTATGTGTACAACATGCCCGTGTCCGTGTTTATGTTTAAGAACGTGTTTTTGCTCGCGTGCAAGTGTCTGGAGCTCGTGGAGCAGTGTCTCGCGGTGAGGGGCGCGAGGAGGTTTGCCAACGCGGGGAACACGGCTCAGTTTTCCCACGGTGTTTCTGAAAACGACATGTGCCCGCACGGCTATGTTAACACGCTGGCCGTCACCACACAATCGTAAAAGTGAGACTTCTGCCTTTTTTTGTGAAGAATATcgtcgaagggggggggggggtggagattaTGATGGCACTGTCATTTATTTCAGACCAAAACAAAAAGGTGCTATAAAGTTCCCGCGTAGTTTTCAGGCAGGAACACGTGCAATAGAAGACATGTTTGGACAATTTCAAGTTGGGTAAAGTCTGTCGTCAAAACGTCGTTGATGTGCACTTGTACTGAAAGGCACTTTAACCGTGAACCGTGTTGGTGTGCAATGTTGGATATACTAACTATTTAAatgatatatatacacagatattGCTCTGAATTAGGCTGTCTTATGGTGTATATTTCCGCTCGTCTGCTGGTTTGTGGTGACTTTTACAATGTATCCCAATCTCGCAAACGGAAGGCACTTGTGTTGACATCCACAAAACATCCAAATGGGCATGAGGCCATTGTTGATTCACACAGGCCTACTACTTTATTATCTCGCCACTAGGTCATCATAAAAGGTACAATCTGGATGGATTGGTTTATGTATGTTTAGTTTGTTGTGATATGATTgtaggctactactactactactaagtgGGTCTAGGTTGGTCCTCTGTCAATCCAAACACACGATTTGTGTACCACCATATTGGACGACTTATACGTTATAGTTGTAAGCTAAACATGATGAAGAGTAGAGTTTATTGTTTGGAAATATTGAGACAATCTGTGTCGGCAAAGGAGTATGATTGAATTTCGTCAGCACACGGAAAAGGCTTCTGCTTCCTTAGCATACAAATATACAGTAGCTACATATGTACAAAGAAGTATAGGTTTAAGTGATAGTATACCTCAGCACACGATATGTAATAGAGTATTTCACAAGCTTCTGTTTTATCTAGCGGGGGTGGTCCGGACGGTATGATAGAATATATATAGTGCACAAGGACTTCCATTGTGCAATATGGTGCAGACATTCAGTGACGATCCATTATTCAGATGGTTGTACGTTTAGTTTTTAGTGCCTAAACCCTGATGTGTTCCCCTTTCCCCAGCGGTGGTTGATTTGTGCCTTGTTTTACTGTGTGGCCCAAAATCAACAGTGGACTGTTGATATCCACTTCTCAACAGGTGTTGCTCGTTACTCTAATTAGGGGTCTGCTCCTTTTATGGCATGGTCAGGCAGTAGACTTATCTACACTAGTGGAGTCGACTACCTGTGCTCTGGTCTAAAAAAAGGATCCATAATTACTTAGGAGTGACACCTGTGTCACTCATCAGGTGTTGGATCCATAAAAGGAACTATAATTAGTGACATGGGTTAGTGGCACCTGCGTTAAAGGTGTCACCCAACTACAGTGACGCCTCTGAAATGCGATTACGTGCAATTACTTCACATTAGTAACAGTTATACAATTGTAGGACATTTAAACATGCACCATGTGACTTTTCTAGTGCAATTATTTACTCCCTCAAGCTATCTAATATAAAACGCATCCAAGATTCAATATATCAAGGGGATTTTTCTCATCATTTTATTCTGgttcatctccccctctcccttaaGGGAAACACTTGCATAATGCAGgtttaaatacaaaaatacatgtCAAATACATTTGATATTGTGCAATCGAtggatttctttctttattattacagTTCTATTCAGTCACAGAAAGTTTTATGAAACTTTAGCTGGGTTAATTGCATAATTTAGCATTGACCCACAGTTGAGGAATCATGAACTACACCCCCTGCTTCTGCCTTCTGAATCACGTTAGATACTTATACCGCTGTGTGTTATTAGTCACATTCTGTATGGTGTTAGTTCACAATCGGTTCTGGACTTGACTTGATATAGCAAGATGACTACACTGAGAgttgtctttttgtgtttttcttgtcaCCGGTCACATGCCAAAGTTGTTAAAGAGTTACCAAATACTCAAACCAAATCTCATGAACAGTGCAAGACACGGTATCAAACACAACAGGTACTCAGACACTTGGTGTCTCAGTcgtttgtattttgtattctgTATTCCCCGGCGAAATCCCCTCCATTACAAGATATAACAATGAAATTGAATTAGCGATGGTTAAGCAGAGATGGCGCTGTTTCTAGAGGCGAGAGTTAAGTGCTTGGTGACTCAAGAAAGTTTGACCCTTCTTTAAACCATGTCTTATTGATAGCATCATAAGTGTCGGCAGCATGCTATGCCATTTTTAAATCTCTGCTATTCAACTGTTTTCTTTCCCGACTGCAGTTTTTAAACCGTAGCAGACCTGCGCTGCGCTAGATCAACCATACATTTAAATCACGACAATTGTTTCAACAGGCGTACGGTTCGTACTTAATGGGTCATTACCCACTCGGCTTAGCAAAAGAGGATAAATAAAGAAAGGCTGAATAAGTTCACACAGGTTGGGTTTCAAAATTTCACAACAAACCACAAAATGGTGCATGCGGAGTCGTCGCTATTTTAAGATACACTCTTAGCTCTCGTTTGACCCTGAATCACTTCCAGGTCAATGACTCATTATCCGAGGGGGGTCACAGAAAGCAAACATTCTACCTGTACAATGTGTGTTATCAATATTGATATGACCAATTGTATGTACTGTAGATTGTACAACAGAGTATTTATGTGGTTGAAAAAAAACGTCAATAAATCTCGAGAGATAGCACCCCGTTGAATTGAGTGCTTTTTATTTCCTGCGGCCAAGATCCGCcagaaaaaaagggggggggtgggtcaaTAATACAAGTGTTTAATATCTgggcagcagtagctcaggaggtagagttggtcggctggtaaccgcaaggttgctagttcgataccGGGCCCTCCTTGCTCAGTGTCGAGGCGTCACTGAGCGAGACACGTCACTCTGACTcttcctgacgagctggctgtcgccttgcctggttgactccgccgtcggtgtgtgaacgtgtacatgaacgggtgaatgtcaggtaatattgtaaagcactttggataaaagcgcaaTATAAAAGCAGTCccttttatcattattatctaTGTGAGCGCAGTCTGAAACAGCTCCTGCTGCAGCCTTGCCAGAGCTACCAGCGGATCAGTCTCTGGTTCTGGCTGGCTCCGCCGGGAAGGCTCCTTGGAGATGTAGCCCTGATCGGAGCCCGTGCTTGGGCCCTTGGCAGAGGGCCCCAACAGAAGCTCATTCTCCCCTACCTCGACGGGATGGGACCCCCCAAGCAGCAGCTGAAGCTGCCGCAGGTTCTCAATGTCTGAGCGGGACGGGTACTGAGGTTCGGTTGGACCTTGACCTGTCCCAGGGCCGGGGCATGAGACCAGGgttccctcctcctgctcctcgtgctcctcctcgtcctcctgttcctcctcctcgtcctcttcctcatcgtcctcaacAGGGCTGCGACCAGCGGCGTCTTGCCGGACGCTGTGCCACTGCCGACAGACCTGTAGCGGCGGCTGGTTGAGCGACGGCACGGCCAGGAGCATGCGGCCCTCCTCTGTGTCGCGGCCGTGCGGACACTGCTGCCTCACGACGCCATGGGGCCGATTGACCAGCGGCGCATTCACCCGGTACGGATCCAGGGACGGGGGGTTGACCCTCGGCTCCACCGCCGCCACGGAGGGGCggccgctgttgtggttgttcaGCTCGGGCGTCAGCACGTACACCGAGGTGGCGCTCTGCACCAACGCCTCGTTGATGTAGACGGGGGTCCCGTCGCGGATCAGAGGGACGCACTCCAGGACCGGAGGGATGTCCGGGAGCCGGTTGAGCAGGTTCTGCCGAGCAACCGCGTCCTCCTCGCTGGCGACGCATTGCGCCTCGAACCAATCCGGGTTCTCCGTCTGGAAGGCCTTGAAGGTCCGGATGGCGTCCCTCAGGGCGCAGCCCGACGGACAggtgaagtactcctccttgcCGATGCCCTCGATGTGGTTGACGCAGCCCGGCTGGTACTTCTCCATCTCCAGGACGCGGAAGTACAGCTCCTCGAAGTGCTTCATCAGCCGGTACTTGACGGCGATGTCAAAGACGGACGGCACGTCGCGCTCGTCGCTGACGTCCTCAAAGTACGCCACGATGTACTTCCCCAGCGCGGCGGGCTGGTGCATGTTGGGCAGGAAGAGGTTGAGGAAGGGCACCAGCATGTCGTCGTTGGGCGAGAGCACGTCCTCCCGCAGCAGCACCCGCTCCTCGCCACACATGGCCCTCCACTTGGCCTGCACCCCCCGCGAGCACAGGATCAGGATCTTGTCCAGGGGGTGCTGCAGCTGCCGccgctgccactccagccagcGCGTGGTGCCCACCGTGCCCACCATGGTGGCGTCCAGCAGGTCCACCAGCACGTCCGTGCCACACTTGGACTTGAGGAAGGCGCAGAGGTTCAGGACCACGGAGCGGTACAGCGGGTGGTCCTGGGAGTAGATGACCAGCAGCTTGGGGGGCTGCAAGTCCAGCCGGAGTCGCTCCTCTTTGATCGGTCGGGAGGTGAGATGGTCGTCGCTGGGATCGACTGCCGAAAGGGGGACGGGACGAATGACATGGTGGTATGAGACGAGATCAACTTGATTGTCATTAAGCAGAGGACAGGTACAGAGCCAATGAAATGCACTTGACATCCAACTAGTGCAAAAGAAGCATTAAATACCGAAGTGCAGGTTGAGTACAGTATTCTGTGCAGTTATGAGTGTCTTAAAGGGTAACATGTTATGCCACCAgccggtgtgagtgtgattggacGTTACAAGTCGTTTTGAAATTCGTCCTCTtccacaagtgggcgtgtctacctagatgtatgacggatagatgagcaaggTTTGCTACAGTCCGCTGGGTAGGCTAGTAgaatgatctatccagcacacatctttggtggacacacccactcaaAATGGCTTattaaggctaatcacactcacacctggtggtataatatgtgacTTTTAAAAGTGTGTTCTAACCGGaccaaataaataaccaaagtggAAATGCTTTTGAATCAAGAGTAAAAAGAATACATGTATAAATAACAAGCATAACATTTGACCCACATTTTTTAGGCTTTCGGATgacatatatacatatgcatGCTATCACCACACACAGGAAGATCAACCCGAATCCAATCCATGAGTAGGGAGCAAACGGCACAGGGGAAGAGGTGGGTGTCACTGTAAAATATGAACAGAGTGGTAGTGACGACACGGTTACCAACACAGATTTGACCAGTGTGTCTATGGCTGTAGTAGTTAGGTCACTGATACCTCCACAGATAGAGAAGTTCTTTCTTCGCCTGCCGCAGTCGTTCCAACATTCTGGGAAGTAGGGCTGTATCTGTAAAACATATTCACAAAATGAACAATACAGATTTTTAAGATTTTAGTCAGtttaatcaataaaaataatttgGCGCTTTCTGCCATTAAGAAAGGGCAAAAGGGATACCAAAACGCAGAAACTGCTTTCACGCAATCCGTTattgtcttattattattattacagagATGAATGTTTGATTCGTCGATCAGGTTCTTCAGTTGGTTTCAGATGTTACCTCTACGGTCATCTGACAGCAGCTCAGAGGCCAGTCCTTCATATTAAACGTCACATTCAACGACGCCATTTTGTTCTGTAAAGAAACACAAATACAGTACTGGGTTATGTACCGCCCACACAATCCGAACGTGCAGACCTTAAAGGAACTTACTGCTGAAATATATTCGCTGGGTGACCCTGAACATTTTCAGTTAAACTCGTCTGACGTGGCGGTTGGGTTCACTACAACACCACATAACCCAGTTCCAACTGTAGCTATTCGCTGACCGTTTGGTTCATCCGACTGTGAAACCAGCTCCTGTACGTTTTATCTTATGCCACACATCTTTTGGGACCTTAGTTGAACCTAGCTACAACGTGGCCCAGCGGAAAAGGAGAGCGGAGCACATATGGACCTGCTCACCATCCAACTCTCTGTGATCCCATGTGTTCAAATCCCCACACAGCTCAAC
The nucleotide sequence above comes from Gadus chalcogrammus isolate NIFS_2021 chromosome 4, NIFS_Gcha_1.0, whole genome shotgun sequence. Encoded proteins:
- the tmem121b gene encoding transmembrane protein 121B, with translation MTSGEFMQTAPLFVQKSKRGALYKALCFLLLLFQGGVLDFYLIVFTDLYWCSWIATDLVVISGWGIFFIKNARSKRERACGFHQKNSIFGCNLGEFTYAYLAWLIYVIACTPKVVLVLETSILDLVALKVPCGVTGFKMVVLLSAPLLHCLINAIIEDLNGATRHHATSCFLGTCLDLLDGFTLVEMLLKGEIPTPYLKYTVIAVYFVALGVPVLWLYELTASEMRCRWVWARFLGGVVVNAPLLVVRCFQVYVYNMPVSVFMFKNVFLLACKCLELVEQCLAVRGARRFANAGNTAQFSHGVSENDMCPHGYVNTLAVTTQS
- the il17ra1a gene encoding interleukin 17 receptor A1a, giving the protein MRRYLVLIFLHASLGLRIVPGSSSDCSQQGLGCKVHINNCIGRRLSDRTEYIPAAPEGLDARWETREDEKGNVFPVVHARWNMVDDGSISFLNGTELHVLVRDTNQDLCVRYSFSQRLTSRNPDGEKWSFSVSTVMVDPGQTYLVSVFNIPKPEPLHSSYKVHKEITVPGCQDPVLKKSKFCVERGSLWSPNVTEVFDAHTLSVGFSTDRLAEKYSVIAECEGRYQRQIAYMNKMASLNVTFNMKDWPLSCCQMTVEIQPYFPECWNDCGRRRKNFSICGVTPTSSPVPFAPYSWIGFGLIFLCVVIACICIYVIRKPKKFDPSDDHLTSRPIKEERLRLDLQPPKLLVIYSQDHPLYRSVVLNLCAFLKSKCGTDVLVDLLDATMVGTVGTTRWLEWQRRQLQHPLDKILILCSRGVQAKWRAMCGEERVLLREDVLSPNDDMLVPFLNLFLPNMHQPAALGKYIVAYFEDVSDERDVPSVFDIAVKYRLMKHFEELYFRVLEMEKYQPGCVNHIEGIGKEEYFTCPSGCALRDAIRTFKAFQTENPDWFEAQCVASEEDAVARQNLLNRLPDIPPVLECVPLIRDGTPVYINEALVQSATSVYVLTPELNNHNSGRPSVAAVEPRVNPPSLDPYRVNAPLVNRPHGVVRQQCPHGRDTEEGRMLLAVPSLNQPPLQVCRQWHSVRQDAAGRSPVEDDEEEDEEEEQEDEEEHEEQEEGTLVSCPGPGTGQGPTEPQYPSRSDIENLRQLQLLLGGSHPVEVGENELLLGPSAKGPSTGSDQGYISKEPSRRSQPEPETDPLVALARLQQELFQTALT